From a region of the Salarias fasciatus chromosome 6, fSalaFa1.1, whole genome shotgun sequence genome:
- the LOC115390176 gene encoding MORN repeat-containing protein 4-like → MTLTRGSFTYSNGEEYHGEWKEGLRHGLGQLTFSDGTCYTGQFENGLFNGCGVLVFPDGSRYEGEFVQGKFQGAGIFTRFDGMRFEGEFKNGCVDGYGVLTFVAGGPGGGGGSHEGLFETGQLTRRENSQGAVQRAQTAAAKARALAM, encoded by the exons ATGACCCTGACACGAGGATCCTTCACCTACTCCAATGGCGAGGAGTACCACGGGGAGTGGAAAGAAG GTCTGCGCCACGGCCTCGGCCAGCTGACCTTCAGCGATGGGACGTGCTACACCGGCCAGTTCGAGAACGGCCTCTTCAACGGCTGTGGGGTGCTGGTCTTCCCCGACGGCTCCAG GTATGAGGGTGAATTTGTGCAGGGCAAATTCCAAGGTGCTGGTATTTTCACTCGCTTTGATGGCATGAGGTTTGAAGGCGAGTTTAAAAATGGATGTGTGGATGGCTACG GAGTGCTGACGTTTGTGGCCGGCGGTCCCGGCGGAGGGGGCGGCAGCCACGAGGGCCTGTTCGAGACCGGCCAGCTGACGAGGAGGGAGAACAGCCAGGGGGCCGTTCAGAGGGCGCAGACGGCCGCCGCCAAGGCCCGAGCGCTGGCCATGTGA